From Sporosarcina luteola, the proteins below share one genomic window:
- the guaB gene encoding IMP dehydrogenase, producing the protein MWESKFTREGLTFDDVLLVPGASEVLPKDVNLSVRLTEKMTLNIPIISAGMDTVTESKMAIAMARQGGLGVIHKNMSIEEQAEQVVTVKRSENGVITNPFFLTPEHQVFDAEHLMGRYRISGVPIVNNMDEQRLVGILTNRDLRFIQDYSLIINDVMTKDNLVTAPVGTTLEDAEKILQQYKIEKLPIVDENGILKGLITIKDIEKVIEFPNAAKDQQGRLLVGAAVGVTSDTMVRVQKLVAAEVDVIVIDTAHGHSKGVLDTVAQIRREYPELDIIAGNVATAEATAALYEAGADVVKVGIGPGSICTTRVVAGVGVPQITAVYECASEARKHGKTIIADGGIKYSGDIVKALAAGGHVVMLGSLLAGTTESPGDTEIFQGRRFKVYRGMGSVGAMEHGSKDRYFQEDAKKLVPEGIEGRMPYKGPISDTIHQLVGGIRSGMGYCGTKDLHDLREKAQFIRMTGAGLRESHPHQVHITKEAPNYSIS; encoded by the coding sequence ATGTGGGAATCTAAATTCACTCGCGAAGGGTTGACTTTCGACGATGTGTTGCTTGTGCCGGGCGCTTCAGAAGTATTGCCGAAGGACGTAAATCTTTCGGTACGTTTGACAGAGAAGATGACGTTGAACATTCCAATCATCAGTGCTGGGATGGATACAGTGACCGAGTCGAAGATGGCGATTGCAATGGCGCGTCAAGGCGGTCTTGGCGTCATCCATAAGAATATGAGCATCGAAGAGCAGGCGGAGCAGGTTGTAACGGTTAAACGTTCGGAGAATGGCGTTATTACCAATCCTTTCTTCCTCACTCCTGAACACCAAGTATTTGACGCAGAGCACTTGATGGGCAGGTATCGTATTTCGGGCGTTCCGATTGTCAATAACATGGATGAGCAAAGACTTGTCGGGATTTTGACGAATCGTGATCTGCGGTTTATTCAGGACTATTCGCTGATTATCAATGACGTGATGACGAAGGACAATTTGGTGACGGCTCCTGTCGGCACGACTTTGGAAGATGCGGAAAAGATTTTGCAGCAGTATAAAATTGAAAAGCTGCCGATTGTTGATGAAAATGGAATCTTAAAAGGTTTAATTACAATAAAAGATATCGAAAAAGTGATTGAATTCCCGAACGCTGCGAAGGATCAGCAAGGCCGCCTTCTCGTAGGAGCGGCGGTCGGTGTTACATCCGATACGATGGTACGGGTGCAGAAGCTTGTTGCTGCGGAAGTCGATGTCATTGTCATCGACACGGCGCATGGACATTCGAAAGGCGTACTGGATACAGTCGCGCAGATTCGAAGAGAGTATCCGGAACTAGATATCATTGCGGGGAACGTGGCAACGGCGGAAGCGACTGCAGCATTATATGAGGCGGGTGCCGATGTCGTCAAAGTCGGTATCGGTCCTGGATCCATCTGTACGACGCGTGTCGTTGCAGGGGTCGGAGTTCCTCAAATCACCGCAGTTTATGAATGTGCTTCCGAAGCACGTAAACATGGGAAAACGATCATCGCAGACGGCGGCATTAAATACTCAGGTGATATCGTGAAAGCTTTGGCAGCAGGTGGACATGTCGTCATGCTCGGAAGCTTACTTGCCGGAACGACAGAAAGCCCTGGAGATACGGAAATCTTCCAAGGCAGACGCTTTAAAGTGTACCGAGGAATGGGATCTGTCGGTGCAATGGAACACGGTTCAAAAGACCGTTACTTCCAAGAGGATGCGAAGAAACTCGTGCCTGAAGGAATTGAAGGACGTATGCCTTATAAAGGTCCAATTTCTGATACGATCCATCAACTCGTTGGTGGGATCCGGTCAGGCATGGGCTATTGCGGTACGAAGGATCTTCATGATTTACGTGAAAAAGCTCAGTTCATCCGCATGACGGGTGCTGGTTTGCGCGAAAGTCATCCGCATCAAGTGCATATTACAAAAGAAGCACCAAACTATTCCATTTCGTAA
- a CDS encoding serine hydrolase — translation MRKWVALLVIPFVLMMTFGTAPAKAETTLGIHVDGAILIDADSGKILYEENADTPLGIASMSKMMTEYILFEAIKEGKISWDQEYKVTDYTYAISQDRRLSNVPLRRDGTYTIRELYEAVAIYSANAATIAIAETIAGTETEFLKLMDAKAKELGLVDYKFVNSSGLNNEYLQGMHPQGTGANDENVMPAKSVARLAFHLMKDYPEVLETTKINTKIFREGTTDAIKMDNWNFMLPGFVYEYEGVDGLKTGTTDFAGHCFTGTAKRGDKRVIAVVMKAVDANGVGSYKARFDATRALFDYGFSQFSEEELLPAGYQFEKQKTLPVLKGKAKTVSIEVKEPIKSMIKSNEKDLYEPKLVLDESLLKDGALEAPIKKGTVVGHVELVKKEGKDYGFIDSKNLGMDVIVTDDVEKAGWFSLMMSAIGDFFAGIWESATGFIKGLFK, via the coding sequence ATGAGAAAATGGGTTGCTTTGCTGGTCATTCCATTCGTATTGATGATGACGTTCGGCACGGCACCTGCAAAAGCAGAAACGACTCTCGGCATCCATGTAGATGGTGCCATTCTAATTGACGCGGATAGTGGTAAGATTTTATATGAAGAGAATGCGGATACACCACTCGGCATTGCTAGTATGTCAAAAATGATGACTGAATATATCTTATTTGAAGCGATAAAAGAAGGTAAAATCAGTTGGGATCAAGAATACAAAGTAACAGATTATACATATGCCATCTCACAGGACAGGCGTCTAAGTAATGTGCCCCTACGTAGGGATGGTACGTATACAATCAGAGAGCTTTACGAAGCAGTGGCTATTTATTCAGCGAATGCTGCTACAATCGCTATTGCTGAAACAATTGCAGGAACGGAAACGGAATTCCTGAAATTAATGGATGCCAAGGCAAAGGAACTGGGCTTGGTCGACTATAAATTCGTCAATTCATCAGGTTTGAACAATGAATACTTGCAAGGGATGCATCCGCAAGGGACAGGGGCGAACGATGAGAACGTCATGCCTGCCAAATCGGTTGCAAGGCTTGCATTCCATCTGATGAAAGATTATCCGGAGGTTTTGGAAACAACGAAAATTAATACGAAAATCTTCCGTGAAGGTACGACGGATGCCATCAAGATGGATAACTGGAACTTCATGCTTCCAGGCTTCGTTTATGAATACGAAGGGGTAGACGGATTGAAGACAGGAACGACTGATTTTGCGGGGCACTGCTTCACAGGTACGGCAAAACGGGGCGATAAGCGGGTCATCGCTGTCGTCATGAAAGCTGTCGATGCAAACGGAGTCGGGTCCTACAAGGCACGGTTTGATGCAACACGGGCGTTGTTCGATTACGGATTCAGCCAGTTCTCCGAAGAAGAGCTTCTTCCGGCGGGATATCAATTTGAAAAGCAGAAGACATTGCCTGTCCTTAAAGGAAAAGCGAAAACTGTTTCCATCGAAGTGAAAGAGCCAATCAAGTCGATGATCAAATCGAATGAAAAGGATCTTTATGAGCCGAAACTTGTCTTGGATGAGTCTCTACTGAAAGATGGTGCACTCGAAGCACCCATCAAAAAAGGAACGGTTGTCGGCCATGTGGAGCTTGTTAAAAAAGAGGGCAAGGATTACGGATTCATCGATTCGAAAAATCTAGGCATGGATGTCATCGTCACAGATGATGTCGAAAAAGCCGGATGGTTCTCGTTGATGATGAGTGCAATCGGTGACTTCTTCGCCGGTATTTGGGAAAGTGCAACTGGATTTATAAAAGGTTTATTCAAATAA